GGGACCGGGTCGGCTTTTCCGAAGGGCTGCGGCGCATGAATGCGCTCTTCCGGCGCCGTTTCTGGATCTGTCTTCTGTTCTGGCTGATGATGCTCGTCATTCTGTTCGGATTCGGCATCTGCCTGCTGATCGGCTACGTTCTGACCTGCTGCCTGCTGGGTTTCCTGCTCGGGATTCCGTATGTCCGCGCCGTCATCCTGCTGCCCTATTGGACCTTTCTGCGTCTCTCCGGCGTGGAACTGCTCGAGGAGCTCGATCCGCTTCCCGCCGGGCAGCCCTGATACGCCGCAGGCCCCGGAGGCGGCACTTCGTCCGACTCCGGGGCCCGCAATATGGCGGTGTTCCGATTTACTTCTTGCTGCGGGCGATGTAATGCGTGTGCAGGAGTTTGTGGGCGAAGTGGCTGCCAGGCTCTCCGAGAAACTCCGCATACAGCTTCCGGATCGACGGATTCTGGTGCGATTTGCGGATCGGCGCGTTCTTGTCGTCCCGATAGAGCGCTTCAAGCCGCTTGGAAAGGATCTGCCCGTGTCCGTGGTGGTAGGGCTGCCCGCCGCCGTTCAGACAGCCGCCGGGACAGGCCATGATTTCGATGGCCTGATAATCCGCTTCGCCCCGCTGAATCTTATTCAGCAGCTTGCGGGCGTTGCCGAGTCCGGAGCAGATTGCGACATGCAGCTCGATTCCGGCGATATTGACGGTCGCCTCTTTGATTCCCCTGATGCCGCGCACGGCGGTGAAGTCGATCTCCTGCAGATCCTGGCCGGCCAGCCAGTCGGCCGCGGTGCGCAGCGCCGCTTCAAGCACGCCGCCGGTCGCGCCGAAAATCACGGCGGCGCCGGTCGATTCGCCGAGCGGGGAGTCGTATTCCTGATCTTCCAGCTGGCTGAACTGGATGCCGGCTTCGCGGATCATGTCGGCAAGCTCCCGGGTCGAAATCACGATATCGACATCGGGAACGCCGTTGTGGCTGAATTCTTCGCGCGACGCCTCGTACTTCTTCGCAAGACACGGCATGACCGAAACCACGATCAGATCTTCGGGCCTGACGCCGATCTTTTCAGCGTAGTAGCTTTTGGCGATTGCGCCGAACATCTGCTGCGGCGACTTCGCGGTCGACGGCATGTAGATCAGGTCCGGGAACTGGTGCTCGAGAAATTTGACCCAGCCGGGACAGCAGCTGGTCAGGATCGGCAAATTTTCGCCGCTCTTGACGCGCTCGATAAGCTCGGTCGTCTCCTCCATGATCGTCAGGTCGGCCGCGAAGTCGGTGTCGAACACCTTGTCGAAACCGAGCTTGCGCAGCGCCGCGACCATTTTTCCTGTGCTGACCGAGCCGGGCGCCATGCCGAACTCCTCGCCGATTGCGACGCGGACCGCGGGGGCGGTCTGGACCACCACGGTCTTGGCCGGGTCGTTCAGCATGCGCCAGACCGGATACTTGTAGTCCATCTCGGTCAGGGCGCCGACCGGGCAGGCCTGTACGCACTGGCCGCAGAAAACGCATTCGGTTTCGACCAGCGGCTTGAGGCCGGCCGGAGCAACCACGGCTTCGAAGCCGCGCCCGACGCCGGAGAGGACGCCGACCGTCTGGATGACGTTGCAGGCGGTTTCGCAGCGGCGGCACATGATGCACTTGTCGAGGTCGCGGGCGATCGCCTTGCTCGAAAGGTCGCGGTTGTAGGTGGACTGCTCGCCTTTGTAGAGCAGGTGGTGCAGCCCGAGCTCCTGCGCCAGCGCCTGAAGCTGGCAGTCGAGGTTTTTCGGGCAGATCAAACAGTCCTTCGGGTGATCCGAAAGCAGCAGATCGAGGATCGTGCGGCGCGCGTTGATCGCCCGCAGCGTATTGGTGTGAACCTCCATTCCTTCCGTCACCGGGGTGCTGCAGGCCGGGGCGAGATTCGGGCGGCCCTTGACTTCGACCACGCAGACGCGGCAGGAGCCGGAGCGGTGCTCGAAGTTCAGGCAGTCCATTTTCATATGGCAGAGGGTCGGAATGCGGATGTCGAGCAGCTCGGCCGCTTCCAGAATCGTGGCCCCGGCTTCGACGGAAACCGGGGAATCGTTGATCTTCAGATTGACTTTCATATTCGGAAATGCTCCTCTCTGTCTGTTGCTCAATGCTTTTCCACCGCGTGGAACTTGCAGACGCCGTAGCAGGCGCCGCACTTGATGCACCGCGACTGATCGATTTCATGCCGCATCTTTCTCTCGCCGGAGATGCAGTTCACCGGGCAGTGACGGATACAGAGCCCGCAGCCGACGCACTTATCGGTGATTTCGTAACGGATCAGCCTGACGCAGACGCCGGCCGGACAGCGGGCCTCCTTCACATGCGCCAGATACTCCTCCTCGAAATTGTTCATGGTGGAAAGCACCGGATTCGGCGAAGTCTGCCCGAGCCCGCAAAGAGCGGTATCCTTGATCGTGGCCGAAAGCGTCCGGAGCTTTTCGAGCGTATCCATCGTGCCGCGGCCGTCGGTGATCTCCTCGAGCATCTCGTAAAGACGGCGGTTGCCGATCCGGCACGGAGTGCATTTCCCGCACGATTCGTCGAGCGTGAATTCGAGGAAGAACTTCGCGATGTTGACCATGCAGTCGTCCTCGTCCATGACGATCATGCCTCCGGAGCCCATCATCGAGCCGATTCCCTTCAGGGCTTCGTAGTCGATCGGCAGGTCGAGGTGCTTCGGAGTGATGCAGCCGCCGGAGGGACCGCCGGTCTGGACCGCTTTAAACGCCCGCCCGTGCTTGATGCCGCCGCCGATGCCGAAGATGATCTGACGCAGCGTGCTGCCCATCGGAACCTCGACGAGCCCGACGTTCGTGACCTTGCCGGCCAGGGCGAACACCTTCGTGCCCGGGGAACCCTCGGTGCCGATCGCGCGGAACCAGTCGGCTCCCCTGCGGATGATTGCGCAGACGTTCGCGTAGGTTTCGACGTTGTTGACCACGCTCGGCCGCTTCCAGAGTCCCTGCACGGCGGGGAAGGGGGGCTTGACAGTCGGTTCGCCGCGCATCCCCTCGATCGAGTGGATCAGCGCGGTCTCCTCTCCGCAGACGAATGCGCCGGCGCCGAATTTGATCTCGATGCCGAAATCGAAGCCGCTGCCGAAGATGTTTCCGCCGAGCAGGCCGAGCTCTTTCGCCTGGGCGATCGCGATTTCGAGCCGCTTGACCGCCAGCGGATATTCGGCGCGGATGTAGATGACGCCGGTCGACGCGCCGATCGCATAGCCGCCGATCGCCATGGCTTCAAGCACGGAATGCGGGTCTCCTTCGAGGACGGCGCGGTCCATGAATGCGCCGGGATCGCCTTCGTCGGCATTGCAGATGATGAACTTTTCACCCTCCGGCTGATTGGCGGCGAACTGCCACTTCCTGCCGGTCGGGAAGCCGCCGCCGCCGCGTCCGCGCAGGCCCGAGGCGATGACGGTTTCGATCACCTCCTGCGGCTTCATCTTCGTCAGCGCGGTCGCGAGTGCGGAATAGCCGCCCTCGGCAATGTACTCTTCGATTTTCTCGGGGTTGATCCGGCCGGTGTTGCGCAGCACGATGCGGGCCTGAAGTTCGTCC
This portion of the Victivallis lenta genome encodes:
- a CDS encoding NADH-dependent [FeFe] hydrogenase, group A6, which codes for MKVNLKINDSPVSVEAGATILEAAELLDIRIPTLCHMKMDCLNFEHRSGSCRVCVVEVKGRPNLAPACSTPVTEGMEVHTNTLRAINARRTILDLLLSDHPKDCLICPKNLDCQLQALAQELGLHHLLYKGEQSTYNRDLSSKAIARDLDKCIMCRRCETACNVIQTVGVLSGVGRGFEAVVAPAGLKPLVETECVFCGQCVQACPVGALTEMDYKYPVWRMLNDPAKTVVVQTAPAVRVAIGEEFGMAPGSVSTGKMVAALRKLGFDKVFDTDFAADLTIMEETTELIERVKSGENLPILTSCCPGWVKFLEHQFPDLIYMPSTAKSPQQMFGAIAKSYYAEKIGVRPEDLIVVSVMPCLAKKYEASREEFSHNGVPDVDIVISTRELADMIREAGIQFSQLEDQEYDSPLGESTGAAVIFGATGGVLEAALRTAADWLAGQDLQEIDFTAVRGIRGIKEATVNIAGIELHVAICSGLGNARKLLNKIQRGEADYQAIEIMACPGGCLNGGGQPYHHGHGQILSKRLEALYRDDKNAPIRKSHQNPSIRKLYAEFLGEPGSHFAHKLLHTHYIARSKK
- a CDS encoding NADH-ubiquinone oxidoreductase-F iron-sulfur binding region domain-containing protein, which encodes MKVENAAQLAEIAAELKSRPRPPVKLLVSLGTCGIAAGTQPVLKAIRDEITERRLENAIEVSEVGCMGLCFAEPVIMLVDRDSGKRLIYGDVTPQQVPAILSAGTGAPATGTRTLERTWYYPETESASPDELQARIVLRNTGRINPEKIEEYIAEGGYSALATALTKMKPQEVIETVIASGLRGRGGGGFPTGRKWQFAANQPEGEKFIICNADEGDPGAFMDRAVLEGDPHSVLEAMAIGGYAIGASTGVIYIRAEYPLAVKRLEIAIAQAKELGLLGGNIFGSGFDFGIEIKFGAGAFVCGEETALIHSIEGMRGEPTVKPPFPAVQGLWKRPSVVNNVETYANVCAIIRRGADWFRAIGTEGSPGTKVFALAGKVTNVGLVEVPMGSTLRQIIFGIGGGIKHGRAFKAVQTGGPSGGCITPKHLDLPIDYEALKGIGSMMGSGGMIVMDEDDCMVNIAKFFLEFTLDESCGKCTPCRIGNRRLYEMLEEITDGRGTMDTLEKLRTLSATIKDTALCGLGQTSPNPVLSTMNNFEEEYLAHVKEARCPAGVCVRLIRYEITDKCVGCGLCIRHCPVNCISGERKMRHEIDQSRCIKCGACYGVCKFHAVEKH